One Loxodonta africana isolate mLoxAfr1 chromosome 6, mLoxAfr1.hap2, whole genome shotgun sequence DNA window includes the following coding sequences:
- the METTL5 gene encoding rRNA N6-adenosine-methyltransferase METTL5 isoform X1: MKKLKLKELESRLQQVDGFEKPKLLLEQYPTRPHIAACMLYTIHNTYDDIENKVVADLGCGCGVLSIGTAMLGAGLCVGFDIDEDALEIFNRNVEEFELTNVDMVQCDVSSLSNRMSKSFDTVIMNPPFGTKNNKGTDMAFLKTALEMARTAVYSLHKSSTREHIQKKAAEWKVKIDIIAELRYDLPASYKFHKKKSVDIEVDLIRFSF, translated from the exons atgaagaaattaaagttaaAGGAACTAGAGAGTCGCCTGCAACAAGTGGATGGATTCGAAAAGCCCAAACTACTTTTAGAACAGTATCCGACCAGGCCGCACATTGCAG CGTGTATGCTCTATACAATCCATAATACATACGATGACATTGAAAATAAAGTGGTGGCAGATCTAGGATGTGGTTGTGGAGTGCTTAGCATCGGAACTGCAATGTTAGGAGCAGG GTTGTGTGTTGGATTTGACATAGATGAAGATGCATTGGAAATATTTAATAGGAATGTGGAGGAGTTTGAGTTAACAAATGTTGACATGGTTCAATGTGACGTAAGCTCATTATCTAATAGAATGTCCAAGTCATTTGATACAGTAATTATGAATCCTCCCTTTGGGACCAAGAATAATAAAG GGACAGATATGGCTTTTCTGAAGACTGCTTTGGAAATGGCAAGAACAGCAGTGTATTCTTTACACAAATCCTCAACTAGAGAA CATATTCAAAAGAAAGCTGCAGAGTGGAAAGTCAAGATAGATATTATTGCAG AGCTGAGATATGACCTGCCAGCATCATACAAATTTCATAAAAAGAAATCA GTGGACATTGAAGTGGACCTAATtcgattttctttttaa
- the METTL5 gene encoding rRNA N6-adenosine-methyltransferase METTL5 isoform X2 — protein sequence MLYTIHNTYDDIENKVVADLGCGCGVLSIGTAMLGAGLCVGFDIDEDALEIFNRNVEEFELTNVDMVQCDVSSLSNRMSKSFDTVIMNPPFGTKNNKGTDMAFLKTALEMARTAVYSLHKSSTREHIQKKAAEWKVKIDIIAELRYDLPASYKFHKKKSVDIEVDLIRFSF from the exons ATGCTCTATACAATCCATAATACATACGATGACATTGAAAATAAAGTGGTGGCAGATCTAGGATGTGGTTGTGGAGTGCTTAGCATCGGAACTGCAATGTTAGGAGCAGG GTTGTGTGTTGGATTTGACATAGATGAAGATGCATTGGAAATATTTAATAGGAATGTGGAGGAGTTTGAGTTAACAAATGTTGACATGGTTCAATGTGACGTAAGCTCATTATCTAATAGAATGTCCAAGTCATTTGATACAGTAATTATGAATCCTCCCTTTGGGACCAAGAATAATAAAG GGACAGATATGGCTTTTCTGAAGACTGCTTTGGAAATGGCAAGAACAGCAGTGTATTCTTTACACAAATCCTCAACTAGAGAA CATATTCAAAAGAAAGCTGCAGAGTGGAAAGTCAAGATAGATATTATTGCAG AGCTGAGATATGACCTGCCAGCATCATACAAATTTCATAAAAAGAAATCA GTGGACATTGAAGTGGACCTAATtcgattttctttttaa
- the SSB gene encoding lupus La protein, whose product MAENGDSEKMAALEAKICHQIEYYFGDFNLPRDKFLKEQIKLDEGWVPLEIMIKFNRLNRLTTDFNVIVEALSKSKVELMEISEDKTKIRRSPSKPLPEVTDEYKNDVKNRSVYIKGFPTDATLDDIKEWLEDKGQVLNILMRRTLHKAFKGSIFVVFDSIESAKKFVETPGQKYKDTDLLILFKEDYFAKKNEERKQNKLEAKLRAKQEQEEKQKLAEDAEMKSLEEKMGCLLKFSGDLDDQTCREDLQDLFSSHGEIKWIDFVRGAKEGVILFKEKAKEALDKAKDASNGNLQLRNKEVTWEVLEGEVEKAALKKILEDQQESLNKWKSKGRKFKGKGKGNKVAQAGSAKGKVQFQGKKTKFDSDDECDENGAAGSVKRAREEADREEEPASKQQKTENGSGDQ is encoded by the exons ATGGCTGAAAATGGTGATAGTGAAAAAATGGCTGCACTGGAGGCCAAAATCTGTCATCAAATTGAG TATTATTTTGGTGACTTTAATTTGCCACGGGACAAATTTTTAAAGGAACAGATCAAACTGGATGAAGGCTGGGTACCTTTGGAGATAATGATAAAATTCAACAG GCTAAACCGTTTAACAACAGACTTTAATGTAATAGTAGAAGCACTGAGCAAGTCAAAGGTAGAACTCATGGAAATAAGTGAAGATAAAACTAAAATCAGAAGATCTCCAAGCAAACCCCTCCCTGAAGTGACTGATGAGTATAAAAATGATGTAAAAAACAGATCGGTTTATATC aaAGGCTTCCCAACTGATGCAACCCTTGATGACATAAAAGAATGGTTAGAAGACAAAGGTCAAGTACTAAATATCCTGATGAGAAGAACACTGCACAAAGCATTTAAG ggGTCAATATTTGTTGTGTTTGATAGCATTGAATCTGCTAAGAAGTTTGTAGAGACCCCTGGCCAGAAGTACAAAGACACAGACCTGCTAATACTTTTCAA GGAAGATTACTttgcaaaaaagaatgaagaaagaaagcaaaataaactAGAAGCTAAATTACGAGCTAAACA AGagcaagaagaaaaacagaagttaGCAGAAGACGCTGAAATG AAATCTCTAGAAGAAAAAATGGGCTGCTTGCTGAAATTTTCAGGTGACTTAGATGATCAGACCTGTAGAGAAGATTTGCAGGACCTTTTCTCAAGTCACGGAGAAATAAAATGGATAGACTTTGTCAGAGGAGCAAAAGAG gGAGTAATCCTATTTAAAGAAAAAGCTAAAGAAGCACTGGATAAAGCCAAAGATGCAAGTAATGGTAACCTGCAATTAAGGAACAAAGAAGTGACGTGGGAAGTACTAGAAGGAGAGGTAGAAAAAGCAGCATTGAAAAAAATCTTGGAAGATCAACAAGAATCCCTGAACAAATGGAAGTCAAAAG GTCGCAAatttaaaggaaaaggaaagggaaataaagttGCCCAGGCTGGGTCTGCTAAAGGAAAAGTACAATTTCAGGGCAAAAAAACTAAATTTGATagtgatgatgaatgtgatgaaAATGGTGCGGCTG GATCAGTGAAAAGAGCAAGAGAAGAAGCAGACAGAGAAGAAGAACCTGcatcaaaacaacagaaaacagaaaatggtTCTGGAGACCAgtaa